The window CTCTACATCACCGACGGCGTCGACATCGCCAAGGAATACTACCTCTCGCTGCTGGTCGACCGTGCCACCGGCCGCGTCGCTTTCGTCGTCTCGACCGAGGGCGGGATGGACATCGAAACCGTCGCGCACGACACCCCCGAGCTGATCACCACCTTCAGCGTCGATCCCGCGCAGGGCTTCCAGCCGCACCACGGCCGCGCGGTGGCCTTCGCGCTGAAGCTGACCGGCGACCTCAACAAGCAGGCGCAGAAGCTCGCCAAGCAGCTGTATGACGCCTTCCTCGCCACCGATTGCGAGATGCTCGAAATCAACCCGTTGGTCGAAAGCGAAGACGGCAAGCTTTTGGTGCTCGACGCCAAGATGAGCTTCGACGGCAATGCGCTCTATCGTCACAAGGACATCGAAGCCCTGCGCGACGAGACCGAGGAAGACCCCGCCGAAGTCGAGGCATCGGAATACGACCTTGCCTACATCAAGCTCGATGGGAACATCGGCTGCATGGTGAACGGCGCGGGCCTCGCGATGGCGACGATGGACATCATCAAGCTCAACGGCGCCTTCCCCGCCAACTTCCTCGACGTGGGCGGCGGCGCCACCACCGAGAAGGTCACCGCGGCCTTCAAGATCATCCTCAAGGACCCCGCGGTCGAGGGCATCCTCGTCAACATCTTCGGCGGGATCATGAAGTGCGACGTGATCGCCAACGGGATCGTGCAGGCGGCCAAGGACGTGAACCTGCAGGTTCCGCTGGTCGTGCGTCTCGAAGGCACCAATGTGGCCGAGGGCAAGGCGATCCTGAACAATTCGGGCCTCGCGATCGTCAGCGCCGACAATCTGGGTGACGCTGCGCAAAAGATCGTCGCTGAAGTGAAGAAGGCGGCGTAAGCCTCCTTCCAGCCGACGCTTGCAAAGCCCCCGCCGGTTCGCGCCGGCGGGGGTTTTTCGTTGCCGTCAGCGCGAGCGGCCCGGAGCGGGCAGATCGGGCGGAGTGGTGTCCATATAGGTCAGCCACTGCTGCCAGATCGTCCGCGTACGTTCGTCGATCAGCGCGATCTCGCAGCCCAGCGCCTGAACCGTGCGGATCGTGCCGCCCTCGTAATCGGTATAGACCGCCTCGCACGCCGTCTCGCGATAGGCGTCGAAGGCCGCATCGCTTTTGCGGATCAGGGCAACCAGCTCGGGCCGGTCGGCGTTGCGGGCAAGGGCGGCGGCTAGATATCGGGCCTTGCGCGCGCCGGCGCGCTCGCGGATGCCCGCCATGCACGCATTCAATTCGAGGGTGGTGCCATCACAGGCGATCATGCCCGAAGGCCGCTCCGCCCGGTCGAAGCGGAACAGCAGTTCTTCAGGCTCTGCCGCATCGCTTTTCATCTGCACCGCAACCACCAGCTTGTCCGGCCCGTCGCAGCGGATGGTCAGCCCGCTGAACCGGGCAAGGCAATGGTCCAGCGACAGCAGGCGGAAGGTGACCATCCCGTCCTTCTCCTCCCAGCCGGTGAGGTCGGGATTGAAATGCTTGAGCTTCAGAACGAGGCTCCCGCCCTCTTCCATGATCTGCATATGCTCGGTGAAAAGGATACCGCCCCCGGCCTTTTCCTGCACGAAGGTGCCGACCATGGTATCGCCCGCCGGTGCAAGCCAGCTTTCGGTTGCTGGCGCGCCATCGATACCCTCGCCCCGCCACTGGCCTTCGAGCCAGGCGAGCGCGTGAATTTCGGCGGGCGGCGCGCTGGACCCCGCCCCGGCGACTTGCGTTTCCTGCGCTGCCAGAGGCGTTGCCGCCATCAATGCCAGCGCCGCGATCCCTGCCTGTGCCATCATCGCCGCATCCCTCCACGTTGTGCTGCGTATCTTTGCCCGAAAGGACCGGCAAAGCACTCGCGAATTGAAGGCTTGACCTGCGCATGGAGCAAAGCAAGGGGAAACGACAATCGCGGCGCACGTCGGTTGCTTGACGTTTACGTAAACGCAAGCTAGGCGGGCGGCCAAGGCGCTTTGCCATGCGTCACGTGATTCTTTGAGAGGAAGGACAAGCCCCATGAAGATCCTCGTCCCCGTCAAGCGGGTGATCGATTACAACGTCAAGCCGCGGGTCAAGGCCGATGGCACGGGCGTTGACCTTGCCAACGTCAAGATGAGCATGAACCCGTTCGACGAAATCGCGGTCGAAGAAGCGATCCGGTTGAAGGAAAAGGGTGCCGCCACCGAGATCGTCGCGGTTTCCGTCGGTCCGGCCAAGGCCGCCGAAACGCTGCGCACCGCGCTCGCGATGGGCGCGGACCGGGCGATCCTGATCGAAACCGACGAAGAGGTCGAACCGCTGGCGGTTGCCAAGATCCTGAAGGCGATCGCCGACGAAGAAGCCCCCGGCCTCGTCATCCTCGGCAAGCAGTCGATTTCGGACGATTCGAACCAGACCGGCCAGATGCTTGCAGCCCTCATGGGCCGTCCGCAGGGCACCTTTGCCAACACCGTCGAAGTCGAAGGCGACGCGGTGATCGTGAAGCGCGAAGTCGATGGCGGCTTGCAGACCGTGAAGCTCACCATGCCCGCGATCGTCACCACCGACCTGCGTCTGAACGAGCCGCGCTATGCCTCGCTGCCCAACATCATGAAGGCCAAGCAGAAGCCGCTCGCCACCAAGACCGCTGCCGATTACGGCGTCGATCTGGCCCCGCGTCTTAAGACGCTCAAGGTCGCCGAACCCCCGGTCCGTAAGGCGGGCGAAAAGGTCGCCGACGTCGCCGCGCTGGTCGAGAAGGTCAAGGCGCTCGGCATCGCTTGAGCCCGCCCCCGGATATAAGGAACATACGAGATGAAGACTCTGGTTCTCGTCGAACATGACAACACCAAGGTAGCCGACGCGACCCTCGCGGTCGTCACGGCTGCAGCGAAGCTGGGCGAAGTCCACCTGCTCATCGCCGGCCACAACTGCGGCGGCGTTGCCGAAGCGGCCGCGAAGATCGCCGGCGTGGGCAAGGTCCACGTCGCGGACGATGCGGCTTACGCCAATGGCCTGGCCGAAAACGTCGCCCCGCTCGCAGCCGAGCTGATGGGCCACCACGACGCGTTTCTCGCGGCTGCCACCACGCAGGGCAAGAACGTCGCCCCGCGCGTTGCCGCACACCTCGACGTGATGCAGGTTTCGGAAATCCTGTCGGTCGAAGGCCCCAAGACCTTCACCCGCCCGATCTACGCCGGCAACGCGATCGCCACGGTCGAATCGAGCGATGAGAAGCTCGTCATCACCGTGCGCGGCACCGCGTTCGAAAAGGCCGCGACCGAAGGCGGCAGCGGCACGATCGAAGCCGTCAGCGGCGCAGGCGATGCCGGCACCTCGAGCTTCGTCAGCGCCGAAATCGCCAAGAGCGAGCGTCCCGAACTCACCAGCGCCAAGGTCATCGTTTCGGGTGGCCGCGCGCTCAAGGATGCCGAAACTTTCGAGAGCGTCATCACCCCGCTCGCCGACAAGCTCGGCGCAGCGATCGGTGCAAGCCGCGCGGCGGTCGATGCGGGCTATGTCCCCAACGACTACCAGGTCGGCCAGACGGGCAAGATCGTCGCCCCGGAAGTCTATTTCGCGATCGGCATCTCGGGCGCGATCCAGCACCTTGCCGGCATGAAGGATTCCAAGGTGATCATCGCGATCAACAAGGACGAGGACGCGCCGATCTTCCAGGTCGCCGATATCGGCCTGGTCGCGGACATCTTCACCGCGGTGCCGGAACTGACCAACGCGCTGTAAGGCGGTAAAGCCTTATAAAAAGCTTTGAAATACAAAGAATCCCCGGTAAGCTTCGGCTTATCGGGGGTTTTTCTCATGGGTCGCTTGTTTCTTGCTCCAGCCATCATGCTGGCCGTCCTTCCTGCCTTTCCGGCTGTTGCAGCAGAACCGCTGCGGCTGGCACCGGCAGGTCCATGGCGAATTGATTACGGCGAAGGCACATGCTCGCTGGCGCGCAAGTTCGGTAGCGGCCCGGACGCGGTGGAGTTGCAGATCGACCAGTCGGGAACCGGCCCCTTTTTCAACATCATCCTGACCGGCGCACCCTTCGGCAAGACCGTTGGGGCCGAGATGCGGATTGCTTTTGGCCCCGATGAAGCACCATCCGAACGCTCCTTTCTTTCGAGTGTCCGCAAGGAGGGGATGACACCCTTCATCATGATGCACGGCATTCATCTTGCGCCCGCAACCCGCCCCGACCCCAAATCGCCGCCCGTCGTCAGCGAAATCGGGTCCGAGCGCGAGAAGGCAATTCAGACGCTGTCCCTCTCCAAAGGTCTGCGCGCGCCAGTCACACTTGAGATCGGAGAGATGCGGTCGCCGCTCAATGCGATGCGGACCTGTGTTGTTGACCTCGTCAAGAGCCTTAAACTCGACGAAGCAGGTCTGGCACAGATCACGCAAGGACCACGTCCCAAGAACGTCCGCGAGTTCGCCCGATTCCTTCAGGAGCGCTTCCCCCAGCGCGAATTGTTGAACGGTGACGATGGCACGGTTGCGGTGCAACTCACCATCGACGACAAGGGCCGCGTGACCACTTGCCAGATCGCGGCCTCGGACCGGCCTGCGGTGTTCGACGATGCCGCCTGCTTCGGCTTCCTTCGCGCGGCGGAGTTCGAGCCGGCAATCGGGACGGATGGCCAGCCGCGCTACGGCTTCTGGGGCACGCGGGTCACCTACCGAAGCAATTGAGAATAGTCGTCCTCAGCCCGCATCCCGAATGCACGATTCGCGCGCGCTAGAGCACCACGGTCAGGAAATGCAGCGCCATCCCGACGAGCCCGCCCACCAGCGTGCCGTTGATGCGGATGAACTGGAGGTCGCGGCCCACCGCGCCTTCGACGCGGTCGGTGATGGTGCGCGCGTCCCAGCGTTTGACCGTCTCGGACACCAGCCGCACGATCTGGTCGCCATAGCGGGTCGCCACGCCCACCATCGTCCGGCGCGCGAAGCGGTTGATCTGGTGCTGAAGCCGCGCGTCTGATTGCAGCGCGGTGCCCAGTTCGGCGAGCATGCTGCGCATTTCCTCGCCCATCCCG is drawn from Erythrobacter neustonensis and contains these coding sequences:
- a CDS encoding TonB family protein, giving the protein MGRLFLAPAIMLAVLPAFPAVAAEPLRLAPAGPWRIDYGEGTCSLARKFGSGPDAVELQIDQSGTGPFFNIILTGAPFGKTVGAEMRIAFGPDEAPSERSFLSSVRKEGMTPFIMMHGIHLAPATRPDPKSPPVVSEIGSEREKAIQTLSLSKGLRAPVTLEIGEMRSPLNAMRTCVVDLVKSLKLDEAGLAQITQGPRPKNVREFARFLQERFPQRELLNGDDGTVAVQLTIDDKGRVTTCQIAASDRPAVFDDAACFGFLRAAEFEPAIGTDGQPRYGFWGTRVTYRSN
- the sucC gene encoding ADP-forming succinate--CoA ligase subunit beta gives rise to the protein MNVHEYQAKELLAQHGIAVPAGHAALSVEEAVEAAKKLPGPLYVVKAQIHAGGRGKGKFKELGADAKGGVRLAKSLDEVKDHAEEMLGNTLVTIQTGDAGKQVNRLYITDGVDIAKEYYLSLLVDRATGRVAFVVSTEGGMDIETVAHDTPELITTFSVDPAQGFQPHHGRAVAFALKLTGDLNKQAQKLAKQLYDAFLATDCEMLEINPLVESEDGKLLVLDAKMSFDGNALYRHKDIEALRDETEEDPAEVEASEYDLAYIKLDGNIGCMVNGAGLAMATMDIIKLNGAFPANFLDVGGGATTEKVTAAFKIILKDPAVEGILVNIFGGIMKCDVIANGIVQAAKDVNLQVPLVVRLEGTNVAEGKAILNNSGLAIVSADNLGDAAQKIVAEVKKAA
- a CDS encoding electron transfer flavoprotein subunit beta/FixA family protein; the protein is MKILVPVKRVIDYNVKPRVKADGTGVDLANVKMSMNPFDEIAVEEAIRLKEKGAATEIVAVSVGPAKAAETLRTALAMGADRAILIETDEEVEPLAVAKILKAIADEEAPGLVILGKQSISDDSNQTGQMLAALMGRPQGTFANTVEVEGDAVIVKREVDGGLQTVKLTMPAIVTTDLRLNEPRYASLPNIMKAKQKPLATKTAADYGVDLAPRLKTLKVAEPPVRKAGEKVADVAALVEKVKALGIA
- a CDS encoding electron transfer flavoprotein subunit alpha/FixB family protein: MKTLVLVEHDNTKVADATLAVVTAAAKLGEVHLLIAGHNCGGVAEAAAKIAGVGKVHVADDAAYANGLAENVAPLAAELMGHHDAFLAAATTQGKNVAPRVAAHLDVMQVSEILSVEGPKTFTRPIYAGNAIATVESSDEKLVITVRGTAFEKAATEGGSGTIEAVSGAGDAGTSSFVSAEIAKSERPELTSAKVIVSGGRALKDAETFESVITPLADKLGAAIGASRAAVDAGYVPNDYQVGQTGKIVAPEVYFAIGISGAIQHLAGMKDSKVIIAINKDEDAPIFQVADIGLVADIFTAVPELTNAL
- a CDS encoding DUF6265 family protein encodes the protein MMAQAGIAALALMAATPLAAQETQVAGAGSSAPPAEIHALAWLEGQWRGEGIDGAPATESWLAPAGDTMVGTFVQEKAGGGILFTEHMQIMEEGGSLVLKLKHFNPDLTGWEEKDGMVTFRLLSLDHCLARFSGLTIRCDGPDKLVVAVQMKSDAAEPEELLFRFDRAERPSGMIACDGTTLELNACMAGIRERAGARKARYLAAALARNADRPELVALIRKSDAAFDAYRETACEAVYTDYEGGTIRTVQALGCEIALIDERTRTIWQQWLTYMDTTPPDLPAPGRSR